In a single window of the Arachis hypogaea cultivar Tifrunner chromosome 6, arahy.Tifrunner.gnm2.J5K5, whole genome shotgun sequence genome:
- the LOC112755854 gene encoding RNA demethylase ALKBH9B, translated as MDERQQRQRSHQSHASKDPFLLNYQPSELRIASEFFTNWLPFLSKDLCNHCTQSLSDRIRSIDPELSHCGGQKEVSNGSEVCNGQMNENSDNHDDNCDTHSIGSWKDGAEANSPIETPSPRMSWADMAQEDEFGEEEHETINGSTAVPASNSNLEVAKATPEKPTLPREQREYIRFMNVRRKKDFMCFERVNGKLVNILEGLELHTGIFSAAEQKRIVNYVASLQEMGRKGELKDRTFSAPQKWMRGKGRQTIQFGCCYNYAVDRDGNPPGILQSEMVDPIPDLFKVIIRRLIKWHVLPPTCVPDSCIVNIYEEGDCIPPHIDNHDFVRPFCTVSFLSECNILFGSNLKVIGPGEFDGSLAIPLPVGSVLVLNGNGADVAKHCVPAVPTKRISITFRRMDPAKRPMGFVPEPDLQGIQPLAYDNDKEKKSTGLRSSRHPRRNRDRRGGRNEGMGSATRGDRYSDPRESNHSSQRSYSEPRESNHSSQRSSNRWSRGRPSS; from the exons ATGGACGAACGACAACAACGGCAACGATCTCATCAATCTCACGCATCCAAAGACCCTTTCCTTCTCAATTACCAACCTTCGGAGCTTCGAATTGCTTCTGAGTTCTTTACGAATTGGCTCCCTTTCCTCTCCAAAGATCTCTGCAACCACTGCACCCAATCGCTCTCCGATCGAATCCGCTCCATCGACCCAG AACTCTCCCATTGTGGTGGTCAAAAGGAAGTTTCCAATGGTTCAGAGGTTTGCAATGGCCAAATGAATGAGAACAGCGACAATCATGACGATAATTGTGACACTCACTCAATTGGGAGTTGGAAAGATGGTGCTGAGGCTAATTCACCAATTGAGACGCCGAGTCCGCGCATGTCATGGGCTGATATGGCTCAAGAAGATGAGTTTGGTGAAGAAGAGCATGAAACCATCAATGGCAGTACAGCTGTGCCAGCTTCTAACTCGAACCTTGAAGTGGCTAAAGCTACCCCGGAGAAGCCTACTTTGCCTAGGGAGCAAAGAGAATACATTAGGTTCATGAATGTGAGGCGTAAGAAGGATTTCATGTGCTTTGAGAGAGTTAATGGAAAGCTTGTTAACATCCTTGAAGGGCTCGAACTCCACACGGGTATTTTTAGTGCTGCTGAACAGAAAAGGATAGTCAATTATGTTGCTTCCCTGCAGGAGATGGGAAGGAAAGGGGAACTGAAAG ATCGGACATTTTCGGCTCCTCAAAAGTGGATGAGGGGGAAGGGACGTCAAACTATCCAATTTGGATGCTGTTACAACTATGCAGTG GATAGAGATGGTAACCCACCTGGTATTCTTCAAAGTGAAATGGTAGATCCTATACCTGATCTTTTTAAGGTCATCATTCGAAGGCTGATCAAGTGGCATGTACTCCCTCCGACTTGCGTGCCAGACAGCTGCATCGTAAATATCTATGAAGAAGGGGATTGTATACCTCCACACATAGATAATCATGATTTTGTTCGGCCATTCTGCACGGTTTCTTTTCTCAGTGAGTGCAACAtactctttggatcaaatctgaAGGTTATAGGCCCTGGTGAATTTGATGGCTCACTTGCTATTCCCCTGCCCGTTGG GTCTGTACTTGTCCTAAATGGAAATGGAGCTGATGTAGCTAAGCACTGTGTTCCTGCAGTTCCTACTAAAAG GATTTCAATCACATTTAGAAGAATGGATCCTGCGAAGCGGCCTATGGGGTTTGTACCAGAACCTGATCTTCAGGGTATCCAGCCATTGGCCTATGATAATGACAAGGAAAAGAAATCAACCGGATTGAGATCCAGTCGTCATCCTAGAAGAAATAGAGACAGGAGAGGTGGCAGAAATGAAGGAATGGGATCTGCGACTAGAGGCGATAGATATTCAGATCCCCGCGAGtcgaatcat